A section of the Desulfovibrio sp. X2 genome encodes:
- a CDS encoding YchJ family protein has product MKLCPCSSGKPFDECCGPILAGTPAPTAEALMRSRYTAYAEGDVDYLRESLHPDKRRRFDPKAAERWSASCEWTGLEIVEVVGGGEGDERGEVEFVARFSHQGAPQEMPERGLFVREDGKWYYVQGLPRTAGQAPRAPKVGRNEPCPCGSGQKYKKCCGR; this is encoded by the coding sequence ATGAAGCTCTGCCCCTGTTCTTCCGGCAAGCCGTTTGACGAATGCTGCGGCCCCATCCTGGCCGGCACGCCCGCGCCCACGGCCGAGGCCCTGATGCGTTCGCGCTACACCGCCTATGCCGAGGGCGACGTGGACTACCTGCGCGAGAGCCTGCACCCGGACAAGCGCAGGCGCTTCGACCCCAAGGCGGCCGAGCGCTGGTCCGCCTCCTGCGAATGGACCGGGCTCGAGATCGTCGAGGTCGTGGGCGGCGGCGAGGGCGACGAGCGCGGCGAGGTGGAGTTCGTGGCCCGCTTCAGCCACCAGGGCGCGCCCCAGGAGATGCCCGAGCGCGGACTCTTCGTACGCGAGGACGGCAAGTGGTACTACGTGCAGGGCCTGCCGCGCACGGCCGGGCAGGCGCCGCGCGCCCCCAAGGTCGGCCGCAACGAGCCCTGCCCCTGCGGCTCCGGGCAGAAGTACAAGAAGTGCTGCGGCCGCTAG